GTTTCAGCAGGGCGAGGAATCGGACGGCGGCTATGTGCTGATGCTTGGCGCCATTGGCCTCTCGGCGCATGACGACATGAAGACCAGCCATGTCATCCAGCCCTGGGCGCTGATCGGCGAAATGGCGCTCGTCGCGCCGTCGCGCCGTCCGGTGACGGCGCGCGCGCTCGAGCCGTCCACGCTGCTGAAAATCACCCGGCCATTTTTTCACCAGCTTTTGGAGCAACATCCGAAGACGGCGGCGCAAGTGCGCGAATTCTTCCGAGCGCGGCTCATGGACTTCACGCGCCACGCCGCCTCGAATCTGACCGCGGCGGACTGACGCGCATTTACGTTACGGACAAAGAATGCGCGCAAGGGCTCTCGACTCAGCCCGATTCCGGTTTAGATTCTGTTTACCGACGCGTGCGCGCGGCGGGGCGTGCGTTGCGTTTTCTCTCCCCGCCCTCATCGGAGGCAGCTCCATGTTGCAAAGTCTGAAACTGACGATCTCGGCCGCACTGCTCGGCGCCATGGCGGCGACCGCCGCGCCGACCGAGGTTCTGGCCGGCCCGATCGGCGTCGCCCCGCCATCGACGGTCGCGCTCGACGCGCCGGTCGACAAGGTCTGGTATCGCCGCTGGGGCGGCGGATATGGCGGCTATCGCGGCTATGGGTATCGCGGCTACGGCTATCGCCCCTATTACGGAGGCTATTATCGCCGTTACAACCCCGGCGCGGCGGTCGCGGCGGGCGTTGGCCTCGGCCTGCTCGGCGCCGGTCTCGCGGCTGCGAACAGCAGCTATTACTACGGCGGCTACACCCCCTATTACGGCTACGACTACGGGTACTATCCGTCCGGCTACGGATATTACAACTATCCGGGTTATTACAGCGGCTGGGGCTGGTAAGCGTCCGGCCCGGCGAATTGCGGCGGCGCGACAAGGCGCCGCCCTTTTTTTATGCGCTTTTGCAAATACATTGATCGCCGCGCGCTTGCCGCCCGCATG
The DNA window shown above is from Methylocystis echinoides and carries:
- a CDS encoding cyclic nucleotide-binding domain-containing protein, with protein sequence MLPDDETDNLRRIPLFAAFEPAAVQALAYSLETRLLRAGDVLFQQGEESDGGYVLMLGAIGLSAHDDMKTSHVIQPWALIGEMALVAPSRRPVTARALEPSTLLKITRPFFHQLLEQHPKTAAQVREFFRARLMDFTRHAASNLTAAD